The following are from one region of the Flavimobilis soli genome:
- a CDS encoding glutamate synthase subunit beta encodes MADPRGFLKVRERELPADRAVPVRLMDWREVHEYRAMNPEDQQMLKRQAGRCMDCGIPFCHQGCPLGNLIPEWNDLVRRGQYREASERLHATNNFPEFTGRICPAPCESACVLGINQPPVTIKSVEVSIIDEAFARGLVEPVVPQRLTGHTVAVVGSGPAGLAAAQQLTRAGHTVVVLERDDAIGGLLRYGVPDFKLEKRHIDRRIEQMRAEGTRFRTGVEVGVDITWAELRTRYDAVVVATGATEPRDLPIPGRDLEGVHFAMEYLVQGNRLAAGGAVEDPISAKDKHVVIIGGGDTGSDCLGTALRQRAASVTTLAIGKKPPTERPENQPWPTTPTLFEVSSSHEEGGERTFLASTVEFRGDENGHVTHLVLATTEYLPDGRRVPTPGTERIIPADLVLISMGFTGPETAALTEQTGADLTGRGAVARDDSYATSVPGVFVAGDAGRGQSLIVWAIAEGRAAAASVDAFLQGATELPAPIPASAVALRP; translated from the coding sequence GTGGCTGACCCACGCGGATTCCTGAAGGTCCGGGAGCGTGAGCTCCCGGCCGACCGAGCTGTTCCCGTCCGCCTCATGGACTGGCGCGAGGTGCACGAGTACCGGGCGATGAACCCGGAGGACCAGCAGATGCTCAAGCGTCAGGCGGGCCGCTGCATGGACTGCGGCATCCCGTTCTGCCACCAGGGCTGCCCGCTCGGCAACCTCATCCCGGAGTGGAACGACCTCGTGCGTCGCGGCCAGTACCGCGAGGCGTCCGAGCGTCTGCACGCCACGAACAACTTCCCGGAGTTCACGGGGCGCATCTGCCCGGCTCCGTGCGAGTCGGCGTGCGTCCTGGGCATCAACCAGCCGCCCGTGACGATCAAGAGCGTCGAGGTCTCGATCATCGACGAGGCGTTCGCACGCGGTCTCGTCGAGCCCGTCGTGCCGCAGCGCCTCACCGGTCACACGGTCGCGGTCGTCGGCTCGGGGCCCGCCGGTCTCGCCGCAGCCCAGCAGCTCACGCGCGCCGGTCACACGGTCGTCGTTCTCGAGCGTGACGACGCGATCGGCGGCCTGCTGCGCTACGGCGTGCCCGACTTCAAGCTCGAGAAGCGGCACATCGACCGCCGCATCGAGCAGATGCGTGCCGAGGGCACCCGCTTCCGCACGGGTGTCGAGGTCGGCGTCGACATCACGTGGGCCGAGCTGCGCACCCGGTACGACGCGGTCGTCGTCGCGACCGGCGCGACCGAGCCGCGGGACCTTCCCATCCCCGGGCGCGACCTCGAGGGTGTCCACTTCGCCATGGAGTACCTCGTCCAGGGCAACCGTCTCGCGGCGGGGGGCGCCGTCGAGGACCCGATCAGCGCGAAGGACAAGCACGTCGTCATCATCGGCGGCGGCGACACGGGCTCCGACTGCCTCGGCACCGCGCTGCGCCAGCGCGCGGCCTCGGTCACGACCCTCGCGATCGGCAAGAAGCCGCCGACCGAGCGTCCGGAGAACCAGCCGTGGCCCACGACCCCGACGCTGTTCGAGGTGTCGAGCTCGCACGAGGAGGGCGGCGAGCGCACGTTCCTCGCGTCGACCGTCGAGTTCCGCGGCGACGAGAACGGGCACGTGACGCACCTCGTGCTCGCGACGACCGAGTACCTCCCGGACGGGCGGCGCGTGCCGACGCCCGGCACCGAGCGGATCATCCCGGCGGACCTCGTCCTCATCTCGATGGGCTTCACGGGTCCCGAGACCGCAGCGCTCACCGAGCAGACGGGAGCGGACCTCACGGGCCGCGGCGCAGTCGCGCGCGACGACTCGTACGCGACGTCGGTCCCCGGCGTGTTCGTCGCGGGAGACGCGGGTCGTGGGCAGTCGCTCATCGTCTGGGCGATCGCCGAGGGTCGCGCGGCGGCTGCCTCGGTCGACGCCTTCCTGCAGGGGGCGACCGAGCTCCCTGCCCCGATCCCGGCGAGCGCGGTCGCGCTTCGGCCGTAA
- the pyk gene encoding pyruvate kinase, whose protein sequence is MRRAKIVCTIGPATASAEQIQNLVDAGMDVARINRSHGAPEEHELVFHNVRAAAATADRPVAILVDLQGPKIRLGKFEKDEKYWLDEGDIFTITTEDVVGTKELCGTTHKGLPNDARVGDPILIDDGRVLVRIVEVDGPRVVTRVEVAGPVSNNKGLNLPGVAVSVPAMSDKDETDLRWAIRLGADIIALSFVRSAADYDDVRRIMEEEGRILPVIAKVEKPQAVENLAEIVDAFDGIMVARGDLGVELPLEQVPLVQKRAVELARRNAKPVIVATQVLESMISAPRPTRAEASDCANAVLDGADAVMLSGETSVGDYPIEAVRTMARIIESTEELGRERIAPLGSTPGTRGGAITRAAAEIGETLGVKYLATFTQSGDSARRMSRLRSPIPLVAFTPDPSVRNVLALSWGVQAELVDSVKDTDGMVNLVDQTLRSKGLGENGDYVVVVAGAPVGVVGSTNSITVHKIGDEANGRIA, encoded by the coding sequence ATGCGCAGAGCAAAAATCGTTTGCACCATCGGACCCGCGACCGCCTCGGCCGAGCAGATTCAGAATCTGGTCGACGCCGGCATGGACGTCGCCCGCATCAACCGGAGCCACGGAGCTCCCGAAGAGCACGAGCTCGTCTTCCACAACGTGCGTGCCGCCGCCGCCACGGCTGACCGGCCCGTCGCGATCCTGGTCGACCTCCAGGGCCCCAAGATCCGCCTCGGCAAGTTCGAGAAGGACGAGAAGTACTGGCTCGACGAGGGTGACATCTTCACCATCACGACCGAGGACGTCGTGGGCACCAAGGAGCTGTGCGGCACGACCCACAAGGGTCTGCCGAACGACGCTCGCGTGGGCGACCCCATCCTCATCGACGACGGCCGCGTGCTCGTCCGCATCGTCGAGGTCGACGGCCCCCGCGTCGTCACCCGCGTCGAGGTCGCTGGCCCCGTCTCCAACAACAAGGGTCTGAACCTCCCGGGCGTGGCCGTCTCGGTCCCCGCGATGTCCGACAAGGACGAGACCGACCTGCGCTGGGCCATCCGCCTCGGTGCCGACATCATCGCGCTCTCCTTCGTCCGTTCGGCCGCCGACTACGACGACGTCCGCCGGATCATGGAGGAGGAGGGTCGCATCCTCCCCGTCATCGCCAAGGTCGAGAAGCCGCAGGCCGTCGAGAACCTCGCCGAGATCGTCGACGCGTTCGACGGCATCATGGTCGCCCGTGGTGACCTGGGCGTCGAGCTCCCGCTCGAGCAGGTCCCGCTCGTCCAGAAGCGCGCCGTCGAGCTCGCCCGCCGCAACGCGAAGCCCGTCATCGTCGCGACGCAGGTCCTCGAGTCGATGATCTCCGCGCCGCGCCCGACGCGCGCCGAGGCCTCTGACTGCGCCAACGCCGTCCTCGACGGTGCCGACGCGGTCATGCTCTCGGGCGAGACGTCCGTCGGTGACTACCCGATCGAGGCCGTCCGCACGATGGCGCGCATCATCGAGAGCACCGAGGAGCTCGGTCGCGAGCGCATCGCGCCGCTCGGCTCGACGCCGGGCACGCGCGGCGGTGCGATCACCCGCGCCGCAGCCGAGATCGGCGAGACGCTCGGGGTCAAGTACCTCGCGACGTTCACGCAGTCGGGTGACTCGGCCCGTCGCATGTCGCGCCTGCGCTCGCCCATCCCGCTGGTCGCCTTCACGCCGGACCCCTCGGTCCGCAATGTGCTCGCGCTCAGCTGGGGCGTCCAGGCCGAGCTCGTCGACTCCGTCAAGGACACCGACGGCATGGTGAACCTGGTCGACCAGACCCTGCGAAGCAAGGGTCTCGGGGAGAACGGCGACTACGTCGTCGTCGTCGCGGGCGCGCCGGTCGGCGTCGTCGGCTCGACGAACTCCATCACGGTCCACAAGATCGGCGACGAGGCCAACGGCCGCATCGCCTGA
- a CDS encoding GNAT family N-acetyltransferase, whose protein sequence is MVRAVIDVRHAGAADLLEVAQLCSAAREETATPSQICSADVEKLRKHLGVLLSVPGGRVLLATHDSNPVGFLLARVIEANVYNDAPVLYIEAVYVDGTFRRRGVGHALLSAAAEIAVGAGAEEVYSVPIPGSRGVQRFLARMGFAPAAAHRVVQTSALLRKLGPEGSLRRPPRALEDLIARRRKARIETQSGPVDLRELRARLGEEPAPARASRGARVAGTGRISHAG, encoded by the coding sequence GTGGTGCGAGCCGTGATCGACGTCCGCCACGCTGGTGCAGCAGATCTCCTCGAGGTCGCGCAGCTGTGCTCGGCGGCGCGCGAGGAGACCGCCACGCCGTCGCAGATCTGCAGCGCCGACGTCGAGAAGCTTCGCAAGCACCTCGGCGTCCTCCTGTCGGTCCCCGGTGGTCGCGTCCTCCTCGCGACGCACGACTCGAACCCGGTCGGCTTCCTGCTGGCTCGCGTGATCGAGGCGAACGTCTACAACGACGCCCCCGTGCTCTACATCGAGGCCGTCTACGTCGACGGCACCTTCCGCCGCCGGGGGGTCGGTCACGCTCTCCTCAGCGCGGCTGCGGAGATCGCGGTCGGTGCGGGTGCCGAAGAGGTCTACTCCGTGCCGATCCCGGGCTCACGCGGGGTCCAGCGCTTCCTCGCCCGCATGGGCTTCGCGCCCGCCGCGGCGCACCGCGTCGTCCAGACCTCGGCGCTGCTGCGCAAGCTCGGCCCCGAGGGTTCGCTGCGCCGCCCGCCGCGCGCGCTCGAGGACCTCATCGCGCGCCGTCGCAAGGCCCGCATCGAGACGCAGTCCGGCCCGGTCGACCTGCGTGAGCTCCGTGCCCGCCTCGGTGAGGAGCCGGCGCCCGCCCGCGCCTCCCGCGGCGCACGTGTCGCGGGCACCGGCCGCATCTCGCACGCCGGCTGA
- a CDS encoding PaaI family thioesterase translates to MTDTTPLDATSSPADLARFLEMIREREAGTLIERMQIEVMELSAERVVATMPVEGNTQPAGLLHGGATAALAETVGSYGALAHAGMGRAAVGLELSVSHHRSARSGTVTAVATALHLGRTLASYEIVVSDDDNKRLCTARLTCMIMDGR, encoded by the coding sequence ATGACCGACACGACGCCGCTCGACGCCACGTCCTCCCCCGCTGACCTCGCCAGGTTCCTCGAGATGATCAGGGAGAGGGAGGCTGGCACGCTCATCGAGCGCATGCAGATCGAGGTCATGGAGCTGAGCGCCGAGCGCGTCGTCGCAACCATGCCCGTCGAGGGGAACACGCAGCCGGCCGGGCTGCTGCACGGCGGCGCGACGGCTGCGCTCGCCGAGACGGTCGGCTCGTACGGCGCGCTCGCGCACGCGGGCATGGGGCGGGCTGCGGTCGGCCTCGAGCTGAGCGTGTCGCACCACCGCAGCGCCCGCTCCGGGACGGTGACGGCGGTCGCGACCGCGCTGCACCTCGGCCGGACGCTCGCCTCCTACGAGATCGTCGTGTCGGACGACGACAACAAGCGCCTGTGCACCGCGCGCCTGACGTGCATGATCATGGACGGTCGCTAG
- the gltB gene encoding glutamate synthase large subunit, with the protein MNRSLTRGPQGIWGVPPAAQGLYDPGAEHDACGVAFVATLRGTPGRDIVDAGLTALLNLDHRGAVGAEENSGDGAGILTQIPDAFLRDVIHVELPAAGRYAVGIAFLPQDAAEADAAAAAIEKIAAEERLDVLAWRDVPVTADLVGPTARASMPTFRQIVVAAPGRDVAGIDLDRLTYRLRKRAENELGVFFASLSARTLTYKGMLTTAQLEPFFPDLSDPRYASELALVHSRFSTNTFPSWPLAQPFRLVAHNGEINTVRGNRNWMAARQGTLESDLLGDLGPLMPVCSPGSSDSASFDEVLELLHLGGRSLPHAVMMMIPEAWENNDEMDPDRRAFYDYHANLIEAWDGPANLNFTDGTLIGAVLDRNGLRPGRFWVTEDGLVVLASEAGVLDIDPSTIVRKGRLEPGKMFLVDTGAGRIIEDEEIKAQLAAARPYAEWVKDNEVYLDQLPDREHVAHSPASVLRRQRAFGFTQEEVKVILAPMGESGAEPLGAMGSDTPVAVLSKRPRLLFDYFTQMFAQVTNPPLDAIREELVTSIAGAIGPEPNLLAEIPEHARKLILPFPVIDNDQLAKIVRIDRDPKLAGVFKAERVRGLYRVDGGGPALEERLEEIFDQIDDAISEGANFIVLSDRDGNAHMAAIPSLLLTSAVHHHLLRRRTRTQVSLVVEAGDVREVHHVALLIGFGAAAVNPYLAMETVERLAEDGFINVTPQEAVANVIKALGKGVLKVMSKMGISTISSYRGAQTFEAVGLAHELVDRYFTGTTTRLGGIGIDTIAAEVAQRHQDAYPASGNPLPHENLATGGEYQWRRDGEEHLFDPETVFRLQHSTRTRQFDVFREYTRRVDDQAERLMTLRGLLTFSPDREPVPLEEVEPVSEIVKRFNTGAMSYGSISQETHETLAIAMNALGGRSNTGEGGEDPERLHDPKRRSKVKQIASGRFGVTSEYLTFADDIQIKLAQGAKPGEGGQLPGHKVYPWVAKTRHSTPGVGLISPPPHHDIYSIEDLAQLIHDAKNANPQARIHVKLVSEFGVGTVATGVSKAHADVVLISGHDGGTGASPLTSLKHAGTPWEIGLAETQQTLVLNNLRDRIVVQVDGQLKTGRDVVVAALLGAEEFGFATAPMVVSGCVMMRVCHLDTCPVGVATQNPELRARFTGKPEFVINFFEFIAQEVREHLAALGFRSIDEAVGQVQALDARRAVKHWKAAGLDLGPVLEVPKPVEGSSLRCTTTQDHALDRALDNVLIEKARGALEDAIPVKIEVSVRNVNRTIGTMLGHEVTKRYKGAGLPDDTIDVTLTGSAGQSLGAFVPRGVTLRLFGDANDYVGKGLSGGRIVVRPDRTAVLGGSANVIAGNVIGYGATSGEIFLRGLVGERFGVRNSGATLVAEGVGDHACEYMTGGTVLVLGPTGRNVGAGMSGGTAYVLDLRRGAVNRAALASDELQLSSLDDEDAALVEKLLRKHLDETGSPVAAELLADFPAARTRFTRILPTEFARVRSALAQAESVGLDPGAPGVWDHILEVARG; encoded by the coding sequence ATGAACAGGTCGCTTACCCGAGGCCCGCAGGGCATCTGGGGCGTACCTCCCGCCGCCCAGGGGCTCTACGACCCAGGGGCGGAGCACGACGCGTGCGGTGTCGCCTTCGTGGCGACCCTGCGCGGCACGCCCGGACGCGACATCGTCGACGCGGGCCTGACGGCGCTGCTCAACCTCGACCACCGCGGTGCGGTCGGTGCCGAGGAGAACAGCGGTGACGGTGCTGGGATCCTCACGCAGATCCCCGACGCCTTCCTGCGTGACGTCATCCACGTCGAGCTGCCCGCTGCGGGTCGCTACGCCGTCGGCATCGCATTCCTCCCGCAGGACGCTGCCGAGGCCGACGCCGCGGCTGCGGCGATCGAGAAGATCGCCGCCGAGGAGCGTCTCGACGTCCTCGCGTGGCGCGACGTGCCGGTCACCGCGGACCTCGTCGGCCCGACGGCGCGCGCCTCGATGCCGACGTTCCGCCAGATCGTCGTCGCAGCGCCCGGCCGCGACGTCGCGGGCATCGACCTCGACCGCCTCACCTACCGCCTGCGCAAGCGCGCAGAGAACGAGCTCGGCGTCTTCTTCGCGTCGCTGTCAGCGCGCACGCTCACGTACAAGGGCATGCTCACGACGGCCCAGCTCGAGCCTTTCTTCCCGGACCTGTCCGACCCTCGCTACGCGAGCGAGCTCGCGCTCGTCCACTCGCGCTTCTCGACGAACACGTTCCCGTCGTGGCCGCTCGCCCAGCCGTTCCGTCTCGTCGCCCACAACGGTGAGATCAACACCGTCCGCGGCAACCGGAACTGGATGGCGGCGCGACAGGGCACGCTCGAGAGTGACCTGCTCGGCGACCTCGGGCCGCTCATGCCGGTGTGCTCGCCCGGGTCGAGCGACTCGGCCAGCTTCGACGAGGTGCTCGAGCTGCTGCACCTCGGCGGTCGCTCGCTACCGCACGCCGTCATGATGATGATCCCCGAGGCGTGGGAGAACAACGACGAGATGGACCCGGACCGCCGGGCCTTCTACGACTACCACGCGAACCTCATCGAGGCGTGGGACGGCCCCGCGAACCTGAACTTCACCGACGGCACGCTCATCGGTGCGGTCCTCGACCGCAACGGGCTGCGCCCGGGTCGTTTCTGGGTCACGGAGGACGGTCTCGTCGTGCTCGCCTCCGAGGCAGGTGTTCTCGACATCGACCCGTCGACGATCGTCCGCAAGGGCCGTCTCGAGCCGGGCAAGATGTTCCTCGTCGACACCGGCGCGGGCCGGATCATCGAGGACGAGGAGATCAAGGCGCAGCTCGCTGCGGCCCGTCCGTACGCCGAGTGGGTCAAGGACAACGAGGTCTACCTCGACCAGCTCCCCGACCGCGAGCACGTCGCCCACAGCCCTGCCTCCGTGCTGCGGCGCCAGCGGGCGTTCGGCTTCACGCAGGAGGAGGTCAAGGTCATCCTCGCCCCCATGGGCGAGAGCGGTGCCGAGCCTCTCGGCGCGATGGGCTCGGACACCCCGGTGGCTGTGCTGTCGAAGCGGCCGCGCCTGCTGTTCGACTACTTCACGCAGATGTTCGCGCAGGTGACGAACCCGCCGCTCGACGCCATCCGCGAGGAGCTCGTCACGTCGATCGCCGGTGCGATCGGCCCCGAGCCGAACCTGCTCGCGGAGATCCCGGAGCACGCGCGCAAGCTGATCCTGCCGTTCCCCGTGATCGACAACGACCAGCTCGCCAAGATCGTCCGCATCGACCGCGACCCGAAGCTCGCCGGCGTCTTCAAGGCGGAGCGCGTGCGCGGCCTCTACCGCGTCGACGGCGGCGGTCCCGCGCTCGAGGAGCGCCTCGAGGAGATCTTCGACCAGATCGACGACGCGATCAGCGAGGGCGCCAACTTCATCGTGCTGTCGGATCGCGACGGCAACGCGCACATGGCGGCGATCCCGTCGCTCCTGCTGACGTCCGCCGTCCACCACCACCTGCTGCGCCGTCGTACGCGTACCCAGGTGTCGCTCGTCGTCGAGGCTGGCGACGTGCGCGAGGTGCACCACGTCGCGCTGCTGATCGGCTTCGGCGCGGCAGCGGTCAACCCGTACCTCGCGATGGAGACCGTCGAGCGGCTCGCGGAGGACGGCTTCATCAACGTCACTCCGCAGGAGGCCGTCGCGAACGTCATCAAGGCGCTCGGCAAGGGCGTGCTCAAGGTCATGAGCAAGATGGGCATCTCGACCATCTCGTCGTACCGCGGCGCGCAGACGTTCGAGGCGGTCGGCCTCGCGCACGAGCTCGTCGACAGGTACTTCACCGGGACCACGACGCGCCTCGGCGGGATCGGCATCGACACGATCGCGGCCGAGGTCGCGCAGCGGCACCAGGACGCCTACCCGGCGTCGGGCAACCCGCTCCCGCACGAGAACCTCGCGACCGGTGGCGAGTACCAGTGGCGCCGCGACGGCGAGGAGCACCTCTTCGACCCGGAGACCGTCTTCCGCCTGCAGCACTCGACGCGCACCCGCCAGTTCGACGTCTTCCGCGAGTACACGCGCCGCGTCGACGACCAGGCGGAGCGCCTCATGACGCTGCGCGGCCTGCTGACGTTCTCGCCAGACCGCGAGCCCGTCCCGCTCGAGGAGGTCGAGCCGGTCAGCGAGATCGTCAAGCGGTTCAACACGGGCGCCATGTCCTACGGCTCGATCTCGCAGGAGACGCACGAGACGCTCGCGATCGCGATGAACGCGCTCGGCGGTCGCTCCAACACGGGCGAGGGCGGCGAGGACCCGGAGCGCCTGCACGACCCGAAGCGTCGCAGCAAGGTCAAGCAGATCGCGTCGGGCCGCTTCGGCGTCACGTCGGAGTACCTGACGTTCGCCGACGACATCCAGATCAAGCTCGCCCAGGGCGCCAAGCCCGGCGAGGGCGGTCAGCTGCCCGGGCACAAGGTGTACCCGTGGGTCGCCAAGACGCGTCACTCGACGCCCGGCGTCGGCCTCATCTCGCCGCCGCCGCACCACGACATCTACTCGATCGAGGACCTCGCGCAGCTGATCCACGACGCGAAGAACGCGAACCCGCAGGCTCGCATCCACGTCAAGCTCGTGTCGGAGTTCGGCGTCGGCACGGTCGCGACGGGCGTCTCGAAGGCGCACGCCGACGTCGTCCTCATCTCGGGTCACGACGGCGGCACGGGCGCGAGCCCGCTGACGTCGCTCAAGCACGCGGGGACGCCGTGGGAGATCGGTCTCGCGGAGACGCAGCAGACGCTCGTCCTGAACAACCTGCGCGACCGGATCGTCGTCCAGGTCGACGGACAGCTCAAGACCGGGCGCGACGTCGTCGTGGCGGCGCTCCTGGGAGCCGAGGAGTTCGGCTTCGCGACCGCGCCGATGGTCGTGTCGGGCTGCGTCATGATGCGCGTCTGCCACCTCGACACCTGCCCGGTGGGCGTCGCGACGCAGAACCCGGAGCTCCGCGCACGGTTCACCGGCAAGCCTGAGTTCGTCATCAACTTCTTCGAGTTCATCGCGCAGGAGGTGCGCGAGCACCTCGCTGCGCTCGGCTTCCGGTCGATCGACGAGGCCGTGGGCCAGGTCCAGGCGCTCGACGCGCGCAGGGCCGTCAAGCACTGGAAGGCCGCGGGTCTCGACCTCGGCCCCGTGCTCGAGGTGCCGAAGCCTGTCGAGGGCTCGTCGCTGCGCTGCACGACGACGCAGGACCACGCTCTCGACCGTGCGCTCGACAACGTCCTCATCGAGAAGGCGCGCGGCGCCCTCGAGGACGCGATCCCGGTCAAGATCGAGGTGTCGGTGCGCAACGTCAACCGCACGATCGGCACGATGCTCGGGCACGAGGTGACGAAGCGCTACAAGGGCGCTGGCCTGCCCGACGACACGATCGACGTCACTCTCACGGGCTCGGCCGGGCAGTCGCTCGGCGCGTTCGTCCCGCGCGGCGTGACGCTGCGTCTCTTCGGCGACGCGAACGACTACGTCGGCAAGGGACTTTCGGGCGGGCGCATCGTCGTGCGCCCGGACCGCACCGCGGTGCTCGGCGGCAGCGCGAACGTGATCGCGGGCAACGTGATCGGGTACGGCGCGACATCGGGCGAGATCTTCCTGCGCGGGCTCGTGGGCGAGCGCTTCGGCGTCCGCAACTCGGGAGCGACGCTCGTGGCCGAGGGCGTGGGAGACCACGCGTGCGAGTACATGACCGGCGGTACGGTGCTGGTGCTCGGACCCACGGGACGCAACGTCGGTGCCGGTATGTCCGGTGGGACGGCGTACGTGCTGGACCTGCGCCGCGGCGCTGTCAACCGGGCCGCGCTCGCCTCTGACGAGCTGCAGCTCTCGTCGCTCGACGACGAGGACGCCGCACTCGTGGAGAAGCTCCTGCGCAAGCACCTCGACGAGACCGGCTCGCCGGTCGCCGCCGAGCTCCTCGCGGACTTCCCGGCCGCACGCACGCGCTTCACGCGCATCCTTCCGACCGAGTTCGCCCGGGTGCGCAGCGCCCTGGCACAGGCCGAGTCCGTCGGGCTCGACCCGGGCGCCCCGGGCGTCTGGGACCACATCCTGGAGGTGGCCCGTGGCTGA
- a CDS encoding ANTAR domain-containing response regulator, translating to MTDNDETTREPLQLDLPPLTAPEQEAPAATPSKVRRAVVAEDEALIRMDVVETLREAGYEVVGEAGDGETAVALAIEHKPDVVVMDVKMPELDGISAAERIGKAHVAPVVLLTAFSQTELVERARDAGAMAYVVKPFSPADLLPAVEIAISRYAQITALSAEVADLTERFETRKRVDRAKGLLMSKMGLSEPESFRWIQKTSMDRRLTMREVADAVIDQVGGKD from the coding sequence GTGACCGACAACGACGAGACCACCCGTGAACCCCTCCAGCTCGACCTGCCGCCACTGACGGCCCCCGAGCAGGAGGCCCCCGCCGCCACGCCGTCCAAGGTGCGCCGCGCCGTGGTCGCCGAGGACGAGGCGCTCATCCGCATGGATGTCGTCGAGACCCTCCGTGAGGCCGGCTACGAGGTCGTGGGCGAGGCCGGCGACGGTGAGACCGCGGTCGCGCTCGCCATCGAGCACAAGCCGGACGTCGTCGTCATGGACGTGAAGATGCCCGAGCTGGACGGCATCTCCGCGGCTGAGCGCATCGGCAAGGCGCACGTCGCGCCCGTCGTGCTGCTGACGGCCTTCTCGCAGACCGAGCTCGTCGAGCGTGCCCGGGACGCCGGCGCGATGGCCTACGTCGTCAAGCCGTTCAGCCCGGCGGACCTGCTGCCTGCCGTCGAGATCGCCATCTCGCGGTACGCGCAGATCACCGCGCTGTCCGCGGAGGTCGCCGACCTGACGGAGCGCTTCGAGACGCGCAAGCGCGTCGACCGCGCCAAGGGCCTGCTCATGAGCAAGATGGGCCTCTCGGAGCCCGAGTCGTTCCGCTGGATCCAGAAGACGTCGATGGACCGTCGCCTGACCATGCGCGAGGTCGCGGACGCCGTCATCGACCAGGTGGGTGGCAAGGACTGA
- the lgt gene encoding prolipoprotein diacylglyceryl transferase, with product MSIALASVVASIPSPSQSVWHLGPFPLRAYALAIIIGIFVAVAITNRRWAERGGHPDEVFTIVYWAVPFGIVGGRLYHVVSSPDAYFGAGGDPVSALYIWQGGLGIWGAIALGAVGAWIGARRERVSFSAFADAVAPGLLVAQAIGRLGNWFNQELFGSPTTLPWGLEINPAVAARVGDFPVGTLFHPTFLYEFLWNLAAAALLVVVDRRRKLGHGRAFWGYVALYTLGRVWIESLRIDDAQLVLGLRLNVWTSILLLVVAVAAFILLGRARPGRPETVYLDPQDSRRNGAAGASAVDDGTDAPSGPAAPTDLTADLAVPGVEDADDDTDAARGVVPGEAEDVIPTSALTGRRDAAEAHDTSARRAQREDNAGADTGLP from the coding sequence GTGAGCATCGCCCTGGCGTCCGTCGTCGCATCGATCCCGAGCCCGTCACAGTCGGTGTGGCACCTCGGGCCGTTCCCGCTGCGCGCGTACGCACTGGCGATCATCATCGGCATCTTCGTCGCGGTGGCGATCACCAACCGCCGTTGGGCAGAGCGCGGGGGCCACCCCGACGAGGTCTTCACGATCGTGTACTGGGCCGTCCCCTTCGGGATCGTCGGCGGTCGGCTCTACCACGTGGTCTCGTCCCCGGACGCGTACTTCGGCGCCGGGGGGGACCCGGTGTCGGCCCTGTACATCTGGCAGGGCGGGCTCGGCATCTGGGGGGCCATCGCCCTCGGCGCGGTCGGCGCGTGGATCGGCGCACGCCGTGAGCGCGTCAGCTTCTCCGCCTTCGCGGACGCCGTCGCCCCCGGGCTCCTGGTCGCGCAGGCGATCGGTCGTCTGGGCAACTGGTTCAACCAGGAGCTCTTCGGCTCGCCGACGACGCTCCCGTGGGGGCTCGAGATCAACCCGGCCGTCGCCGCGCGCGTCGGTGACTTCCCGGTCGGCACGCTCTTCCACCCGACCTTCCTCTACGAGTTCTTGTGGAACCTCGCCGCGGCAGCGCTGCTGGTCGTCGTGGACCGCCGCAGGAAGCTCGGTCACGGGCGTGCCTTCTGGGGCTACGTCGCGCTCTACACGCTCGGACGCGTGTGGATCGAGTCTCTGCGCATCGACGACGCGCAGCTCGTCCTGGGCCTGCGCCTCAACGTGTGGACGTCGATCCTTCTCCTCGTCGTGGCTGTCGCCGCGTTCATCCTGCTCGGGCGAGCCCGTCCGGGCCGTCCGGAGACCGTCTACCTCGACCCCCAGGACTCTCGTCGCAACGGTGCGGCAGGGGCGTCGGCGGTCGACGACGGCACGGACGCACCTTCGGGCCCCGCGGCCCCCACCGATCTCACGGCCGACCTGGCCGTGCCCGGCGTCGAGGACGCCGACGACGACACCGACGCCGCACGAGGCGTCGTCCCCGGTGAGGCGGAGGACGTCATCCCGACCTCCGCCCTGACCGGACGCCGTGACGCCGCCGAGGCGCACGACACGAGCGCGCGCCGCGCGCAGCGCGAGGACAACGCGGGGGCCGACACAGGTCTTCCGTGA